From the Campylobacter sp. CNRCH_2014_0184h genome, one window contains:
- a CDS encoding peptidylprolyl isomerase: MKKISLVAAALLTGLSLNAAVVATLDGNNISDTEVNEFFAPMLRGAKITDLPAEQKKAIIDQYIVQQLVLKDAKAQKIENDPSYKEELERAKEAILVNIYQKKIFDSIKNNDAKAKKFYEANKDKFTKPAQVKAKHILVTSEKEAKDIIAELSKLSGKALNDKFAQLAKEKSIDKGSSAQGGDLGWFAESTMVKPFADAAFSMKKGTISKTPIKSDFGYHVILKEDARAKSTMSYNEVKAGIESNIKMEEFKELMNKKAQELLQKAKVEYK; the protein is encoded by the coding sequence ATGAAAAAAATTTCTTTAGTTGCTGCGGCTTTGTTAACAGGCTTAAGTTTAAATGCTGCGGTGGTTGCAACCCTTGATGGAAACAATATCAGCGATACAGAAGTGAATGAATTTTTTGCTCCTATGCTAAGAGGTGCTAAAATCACTGATTTACCAGCTGAACAAAAAAAAGCAATTATTGATCAATATATCGTTCAACAACTTGTATTAAAAGACGCTAAAGCTCAAAAAATAGAAAATGATCCTTCATATAAAGAAGAATTAGAGCGTGCTAAAGAAGCTATTTTAGTAAATATCTACCAAAAGAAAATTTTTGATTCAATTAAAAATAATGATGCTAAAGCTAAAAAATTCTATGAAGCAAATAAAGATAAATTCACTAAACCAGCTCAAGTGAAAGCTAAGCATATTTTGGTAACTAGTGAAAAAGAAGCTAAAGATATTATTGCTGAGCTTAGTAAGCTAAGTGGAAAAGCTTTAAATGATAAATTTGCTCAACTTGCAAAAGAAAAATCAATCGACAAAGGTTCTTCAGCTCAAGGTGGTGATCTTGGTTGGTTTGCTGAATCAACTATGGTAAAACCATTTGCTGATGCAGCTTTTTCTATGAAAAAAGGTACTATTTCTAAAACACCTATAAAGAGTGATTTTGGATATCATGTTATCTTAAAAGAAGATGCTAGAGCAAAAAGTACTATGAGCTATAATGAAGTAAAAGCAGGTATTGAAAGCAATATCAAAATGGAAGAATTTAAAGAACTTATGAATAAAAAAGCTCAAGAACTTCTTCAAAAAGCAAAAGTGGAATACAAATAA
- a CDS encoding MotA/TolQ/ExbB proton channel family protein produces MEVKTTDDFSDLVLPEGKGSTGIVAYLKIIFIPAILYILVLLGYFGKIDFKVELHSVVMIGIIFLVALIFARHSADYASSIFEQQKDEFKLILKRYIMKHFLVIGKETKSNASFDDFAYAYVKDLRNENFASVGAAIFPMLGILGTFISIAMSMPNFNSSDTAGLEQEISVLLNGVGTAFYVSIYGIFLALWWIFFEKYGSSKFQKLLNRQKNATSDFFWSKEEIDRKYLQESLQHFEKIGTIFEHVSNEEFFKELDNTIDRKFKVFQELINAEEKAVRLSSEHVKQTMSDLSKTQREQKDIVKTYSEIANAVNMLNSNIKDLTLRISEQYNRLLDVSSDKIVHLDKSVSALDEKVNNFSNNIEKYQNLMLDNQTKLFEGFRASIIEGMHTFKEAYEDEKNIDEKISLMQEFKEESKELDEQTTQVIAKLENQKEDEKIDDKK; encoded by the coding sequence ATGGAAGTTAAAACAACTGATGATTTTTCTGATCTTGTATTGCCTGAGGGAAAAGGTAGTACAGGAATTGTTGCTTATTTAAAGATTATATTTATCCCTGCTATATTGTATATTTTAGTGCTTTTAGGATATTTTGGAAAGATTGATTTTAAAGTAGAATTACATAGTGTTGTAATGATAGGGATTATCTTTTTGGTAGCTTTGATCTTTGCTAGACATAGTGCTGATTATGCTTCAAGTATTTTTGAGCAACAAAAAGATGAATTTAAGCTTATATTAAAACGCTATATTATGAAGCATTTTTTAGTTATAGGTAAAGAAACAAAGTCAAACGCTAGTTTTGATGATTTTGCTTATGCTTATGTGAAAGATTTGAGAAATGAAAATTTTGCTTCTGTAGGTGCAGCTATTTTTCCTATGCTCGGTATTTTGGGGACTTTTATAAGTATAGCAATGTCTATGCCAAATTTTAATTCAAGTGACACAGCAGGTTTAGAACAAGAAATTTCAGTTTTATTAAATGGAGTAGGAACAGCCTTTTATGTATCAATTTATGGAATTTTCTTAGCACTTTGGTGGATATTTTTTGAAAAATACGGCAGCAGTAAATTTCAAAAACTTCTTAATCGTCAAAAAAATGCAACAAGCGATTTTTTCTGGTCTAAAGAAGAAATTGATAGAAAATATCTTCAAGAAAGTTTGCAACATTTTGAAAAAATAGGCACGATTTTTGAGCATGTGAGCAATGAGGAATTTTTTAAAGAATTAGATAATACAATAGATAGAAAATTCAAAGTTTTTCAAGAGCTTATAAATGCTGAGGAAAAAGCTGTAAGATTAAGCAGTGAGCATGTAAAACAAACTATGAGTGATTTGTCTAAAACCCAAAGAGAGCAAAAAGATATAGTTAAAACTTACAGCGAGATTGCAAATGCGGTAAATATGCTAAATTCGAACATAAAAGATTTAACTTTAAGAATTTCAGAGCAATACAACAGACTTTTGGATGTGAGTTCTGATAAGATTGTGCATTTAGATAAAAGCGTGAGTGCTTTAGATGAAAAGGTGAATAATTTTTCAAATAATATTGAAAAATATCAAAATCTTATGCTAGATAATCAAACTAAACTTTTCGAGGGCTTTAGGGCAAGTATTATAGAAGGTATGCACACTTTTAAAGAAGCTTATGAAGATGAAAAAAATATCGATGAAAAAATTTCACTAATGCAAGAATTTAAAGAAGAAAGCAAAGAATTAGATGAGCAAACTACACAAGTTATTGCAAAGCTTGAAAATCAAAAAGAAGATGAAAAAATAGATGATAAAAAATAA
- a CDS encoding TolC family protein yields MRIFLLFFIAFFLNACVGVKLEQVSQDQIKKEYFEDFNASKAWWEKYNNQDLNNILKAIIDNNKDLNVARVNFLSTLARYKLLNLDLYPTLSGNLGANIRKNLNNGAEIHNFSNGIVLNYELDIYGKISDQVASSEFLAKASEYELRSLELDTINLAINSIFELIYFNDVDHLLNNHLKNLEQMLEIYTTKFDYGKVEYIDLLNIKKSLLNTKQNIIANLQNKDLTLKNIKDLLGKDDGFLINKMLNYTLEDFSLQKINFDIELKMLAYRPQVQAKLNQLMASYKDYASVQKSILPSIKILGNLDGSDKNFDESFKFLILGGNVVIDLPFLDFYRVRQNVKISEFAYQARLYEYKDALQRAIHEFKLCYENDKYYNDLLNLVKDINVNQAKITQLYFEKYELGRNELKDYLDADALLINSLQELSRAKLSLLKNINLYHNIVLISE; encoded by the coding sequence ATGAGAATATTTTTATTATTTTTTATAGCCTTTTTTTTAAATGCTTGCGTAGGAGTAAAATTAGAACAAGTATCCCAAGATCAAATAAAAAAAGAATATTTTGAAGATTTTAATGCAAGCAAGGCTTGGTGGGAAAAATATAATAATCAAGATTTAAATAATATCTTAAAAGCTATTATTGACAATAATAAAGATTTAAATGTGGCAAGAGTTAATTTTTTAAGCACTTTAGCTAGATATAAGCTTTTAAATTTAGATCTTTATCCTACTTTGAGTGGAAATTTAGGTGCAAACATAAGAAAAAATTTAAACAATGGCGCAGAAATACATAATTTCTCAAATGGCATTGTGTTAAATTATGAGCTTGATATATATGGCAAAATTTCAGATCAAGTTGCTAGTTCTGAATTTTTAGCAAAAGCAAGCGAATATGAGTTACGCTCTTTAGAGCTTGATACGATTAATTTAGCAATTAATAGTATTTTTGAATTGATTTATTTTAATGATGTAGATCACTTGCTAAACAATCATTTAAAAAATCTTGAGCAAATGCTAGAAATTTATACTACTAAATTTGATTATGGTAAGGTTGAATATATTGATCTTTTAAATATTAAAAAGTCTTTATTAAACACTAAACAAAACATCATTGCAAATTTGCAAAATAAAGACTTAACACTTAAAAACATAAAAGATTTACTAGGTAAAGATGATGGATTTTTGATTAATAAAATGCTAAATTATACACTTGAAGATTTTTCTTTGCAAAAAATTAATTTTGATATAGAGTTAAAAATGCTTGCTTATAGACCACAAGTTCAAGCAAAACTAAATCAACTTATGGCTTCTTATAAGGATTATGCAAGTGTGCAAAAAAGTATTTTGCCTAGTATAAAAATATTGGGAAATTTAGATGGGAGTGATAAAAATTTTGATGAGAGTTTTAAATTTTTAATCTTAGGAGGTAATGTTGTTATTGACTTACCATTTTTGGACTTTTATAGAGTAAGACAAAATGTAAAAATTTCTGAATTTGCATACCAAGCACGCTTATATGAGTATAAAGATGCATTACAAAGAGCTATTCATGAGTTTAAACTTTGTTATGAAAATGATAAATACTATAATGATTTGTTAAATTTAGTAAAAGATATCAATGTCAATCAAGCAAAAATTACACAATTATATTTTGAAAAATATGAATTAGGGCGTAATGAGCTAAAAGATTATCTTGATGCGGATGCTTTGCTTATTAATTCACTTCAAGAGCTTAGTAGAGCGAAACTGTCTTTACTTAAAAATATTAATTTGTATCATAATATAGTATTGATTTCAGAGTAA
- the gltS gene encoding sodium/glutamate symporter: MKFDFYATLVTMVIVLLLGVFVIKRVKFLRDYNIPEPVVGGGIAAIILLILHSSFSLDIKFDESMKDPLMLAFFSSIGLLADFASLKKGGRKLAVFLVVVVALLFAQNIVGIGVATAMGQNPLMGLIAGSVTMSGGHGTGAAWAAEFIKEPYLYSSATTVAIACATFGLISGGIIGGPVARYLVNKHKLVVPKQNDDKDAILNFQSPEKERLITPSSFIESLALIALCLLIGNALSTYIKANTGFTLPTFVYCLFVGVVLRNVLSATKIHHVFDREVSVLGNVSLSLFLALALMTINLWDLVTLALPMLVILVVQVAMMAAFAIFVTFRICGKDYDAAVLAAGHCGFGLGATPTAMVNMQTVTNHYGMSHMAFIIVPLVGAFFIDIVNALVINAFLYLPFFH; the protein is encoded by the coding sequence ATGAAATTTGATTTTTATGCAACGCTAGTTACTATGGTTATAGTATTGCTTTTGGGCGTTTTTGTCATTAAAAGGGTAAAATTTCTTCGTGATTATAATATCCCTGAGCCAGTTGTTGGTGGTGGAATAGCTGCGATTATTCTTTTAATCTTACATAGTTCTTTTTCGCTAGACATTAAATTTGATGAATCTATGAAAGATCCGTTAATGCTTGCATTCTTTTCAAGTATTGGTTTGTTAGCTGATTTTGCTTCATTAAAAAAAGGTGGTAGAAAATTAGCAGTTTTTTTAGTTGTAGTTGTAGCTTTACTATTTGCGCAAAATATAGTTGGTATAGGTGTAGCAACTGCCATGGGACAAAATCCGCTTATGGGGCTTATAGCAGGTTCTGTTACAATGAGTGGTGGTCATGGTACAGGTGCAGCTTGGGCGGCTGAATTTATTAAAGAACCTTATTTGTATTCTAGTGCAACTACCGTTGCGATTGCTTGTGCGACTTTTGGACTTATTTCAGGTGGTATCATAGGTGGGCCTGTTGCGAGATATTTGGTTAATAAACACAAATTAGTAGTTCCAAAACAAAATGATGATAAAGATGCGATTTTAAATTTCCAATCTCCAGAAAAAGAAAGATTGATTACTCCATCTTCTTTTATAGAGTCTTTAGCATTGATTGCTTTATGTTTATTAATAGGTAATGCTTTATCTACTTATATCAAAGCAAATACAGGTTTTACTTTACCAACTTTTGTGTATTGTCTTTTTGTGGGTGTTGTTCTAAGAAATGTTTTATCAGCTACAAAAATTCACCATGTATTTGATAGAGAAGTATCAGTTTTAGGTAATGTAAGCTTGTCATTATTCTTAGCTTTAGCACTAATGACTATTAATCTTTGGGATCTAGTAACCCTTGCACTACCGATGCTAGTAATTTTAGTAGTACAAGTTGCTATGATGGCTGCTTTTGCTATATTTGTAACCTTTAGAATATGTGGAAAAGACTATGATGCAGCAGTTTTAGCAGCAGGACATTGTGGTTTTGGTTTAGGTGCTACTCCAACAGCTATGGTGAATATGCAAACTGTAACAAATCACTATGGTATGAGCCATATGGCATTTATTATTGTGCCTTTAGTAGGTGCATTTTTCATAGATATAGTAAATGCTTTAGTGATTAATGCTTTCTTATATCTACCATTTTTTCATTAA
- a CDS encoding sodium-dependent transporter, whose product MQRQTWSNTLTYILTVAGATIGFGATWRFPYLVGENGGGAYVLAFCIAMIFIGIPVILVENVIGRRRMLNSVDAFGGKTSDGVKISNSWQGVGYMGLLGSFGIMAYYMVIGGWVLAYIFKIIIGDFNLSSPINAQYTSEFYSSTIENNPLLIGIFTTIFVIINWIILKKGVIDGIEKSVKYLMPFLFICLLVVVARNLTLEGASEGVKFYLTPDLSKITPKLFIDVLGQVFFALSLGFGVMITLSSHLKKNENLIKTSVYTGILNTLIAVLAGFMIFPALFSVGLTPDSGPSLVFKTLPVAFSHIPFGSIICVFFFLLLIIAALTTSLPIYQVIISVLEEKFKLAKNTAINLTLGSIFVLGNLPCILTYGPLRDITIIKGKNIFDSFDFISGNIFFVLTAFFCCIYVGWVLKKDAIYELSNQNTLKGSIFKLWYYYVKFIIPLIILVIFYFGIF is encoded by the coding sequence ATGCAAAGACAAACTTGGAGCAATACGCTAACTTATATCCTTACAGTAGCAGGAGCGACTATTGGTTTTGGAGCCACTTGGCGTTTTCCATACTTAGTAGGTGAAAATGGAGGCGGTGCTTATGTTTTAGCCTTTTGTATAGCTATGATTTTTATAGGAATTCCTGTGATTTTGGTTGAAAATGTTATAGGAAGACGCAGAATGCTAAATTCAGTCGATGCTTTTGGCGGAAAAACAAGTGATGGGGTTAAAATATCCAATTCTTGGCAAGGTGTTGGCTACATGGGACTTTTAGGTAGTTTTGGGATCATGGCTTATTATATGGTAATAGGTGGATGGGTTTTGGCTTATATTTTTAAAATCATCATAGGTGATTTTAATCTTTCAAGTCCCATTAATGCTCAATATACAAGCGAATTTTATAGCTCTACCATAGAAAATAATCCTTTATTAATAGGAATTTTTACTACTATATTTGTGATAATTAACTGGATTATCTTAAAAAAAGGTGTGATTGATGGCATAGAAAAGTCAGTAAAATACCTTATGCCATTTTTATTTATCTGCCTTTTGGTTGTTGTTGCACGTAATTTAACTCTTGAAGGAGCAAGTGAGGGCGTGAAATTTTACCTTACTCCTGATCTTTCCAAAATCACTCCTAAATTGTTTATAGATGTTTTAGGACAAGTATTTTTTGCCCTATCTTTAGGCTTTGGTGTAATGATAACCTTATCATCTCACCTTAAGAAAAATGAGAATTTAATCAAAACTTCTGTTTATACAGGAATTTTAAATACCCTCATAGCAGTACTTGCTGGTTTTATGATTTTTCCAGCTTTATTTAGCGTAGGTTTAACCCCTGATAGTGGGCCATCTTTAGTTTTTAAAACCTTACCTGTTGCATTTTCACATATACCTTTTGGAAGTATAATTTGTGTGTTTTTCTTTTTACTTTTAATCATCGCTGCACTTACTACAAGCTTGCCAATTTATCAAGTAATCATCAGTGTTTTGGAAGAAAAATTTAAACTAGCTAAAAATACTGCTATTAATCTAACACTTGGAAGTATTTTTGTCTTAGGAAATTTACCATGCATACTTACTTATGGTCCTTTAAGAGATATTACCATCATCAAAGGAAAAAATATTTTTGATAGCTTTGATTTTATTAGTGGAAATATATTCTTTGTTTTAACCGCATTTTTTTGTTGTATTTATGTAGGTTGGGTACTTAAAAAAGATGCTATTTATGAACTTTCTAATCAAAATACTCTAAAAGGAAGTATTTTTAAACTATGGTATTACTATGTTAAGTTTATCATACCTTTGATTATCTTAGTGATTTTTTATTTTGGAATTTTTTAA
- a CDS encoding OmpA family protein, protein MIKNNSNNEENNFWIAYADLMAGLLFIFILLIGAIVVKYVLTQSDLQIIKENLQKQEERLRENKEELNQKEDILKNLSQKLNNTSSTLDDVNKQKQALEANITKLNQDLNSSLDEKDQQIFALLERLNKKDEEIKELERNFDEAKSKIKELGLIKENTIKNLQAKFDTNITLDSNTGAIVLPSEVLFDTNSFTLKAQAKENLKAILTQYFDNILKDENILNSIENIVIEGHTDSAGSYIYNLDLSQKRAYAVMSFIHSFYKDPRLQKLLMASGRSYSDVIMKDGKEDKEASRRIEIKFNINTNNALEKVEKYLDSK, encoded by the coding sequence ATGATAAAAAATAATTCTAACAATGAAGAAAATAATTTTTGGATAGCTTATGCAGATTTAATGGCGGGCTTGCTTTTTATATTTATTTTGCTTATTGGAGCTATAGTTGTTAAGTATGTTTTAACTCAAAGTGATTTGCAAATCATAAAAGAAAATCTGCAAAAACAAGAAGAGCGCTTAAGAGAGAACAAAGAAGAATTAAACCAAAAAGAAGATATTTTAAAAAATCTTAGCCAAAAATTAAATAATACTTCAAGCACGCTTGATGATGTTAATAAGCAAAAACAGGCTTTAGAGGCTAACATTACTAAACTCAATCAAGATTTAAATTCAAGTTTGGATGAAAAAGATCAACAAATTTTTGCTTTACTTGAGAGATTAAACAAAAAAGATGAAGAAATCAAAGAATTAGAGCGTAATTTTGATGAGGCAAAAAGTAAGATCAAAGAACTAGGTTTAATCAAAGAAAATACCATTAAAAATCTTCAAGCTAAATTTGACACTAATATTACCTTAGATTCTAATACAGGGGCGATAGTTTTACCTTCTGAAGTGCTTTTTGATACAAATTCTTTTACGCTAAAAGCTCAAGCAAAAGAGAATTTAAAAGCAATTTTAACGCAGTATTTTGACAATATTTTAAAAGATGAAAATATCTTAAATAGCATAGAAAATATAGTGATAGAAGGTCATACAGATAGTGCAGGTTCTTATATATATAATCTTGATTTATCGCAAAAAAGAGCTTATGCTGTGATGAGTTTTATACACTCATTTTACAAAGATCCAAGATTGCAAAAACTTTTAATGGCAAGCGGTAGGTCTTATTCTGATGTGATTATGAAAGATGGTAAAGAAGATAAAGAAGCAAGCCGTAGAATAGAGATTAAGTTTAATATCAATACGAATAATGCTTTAGAAAAGGTTGAAAAATACCTTGATAGCAAGTAA
- the nth gene encoding endonuclease III, with the protein MKRNLEIKKLFLEHFGEAKTELVFSNAYELIVCVMLSAQCTDKRVNLITPALFEAYPSVQDLAKANLSSLKLLINSCSFYNNKAQNLIKMAQAVCEQFNGKIPMNEQDLKTLAGVGQKTAHVVMIEWCGANCMAVDTHVFRVSHRLNLSKAKTPEETEKDLTKIFKDNLNYLHQAMVLFGRYTCKAKNPLCKECFLNHLCKSKDKKLI; encoded by the coding sequence ATGAAAAGAAATTTAGAAATTAAAAAATTATTTTTAGAGCATTTTGGAGAGGCAAAAACAGAATTAGTTTTTAGTAATGCTTATGAACTTATAGTTTGTGTTATGCTTTCAGCTCAATGTACTGATAAAAGGGTTAATCTCATCACACCGGCTTTATTTGAAGCTTATCCTAGCGTACAAGATTTAGCTAAGGCAAACTTATCATCTTTGAAGCTTTTGATTAATTCTTGCTCATTTTATAATAATAAAGCACAAAATTTAATCAAAATGGCTCAAGCAGTTTGCGAGCAATTTAATGGTAAAATTCCTATGAATGAGCAAGATTTAAAAACTCTAGCAGGAGTAGGACAAAAAACTGCACATGTAGTAATGATAGAATGGTGCGGGGCTAATTGTATGGCTGTAGATACTCATGTATTTAGAGTTTCACACAGACTTAATCTTAGCAAAGCCAAAACCCCTGAAGAAACAGAAAAAGACTTAACTAAAATTTTTAAAGATAATCTAAACTATCTTCATCAAGCTATGGTGCTTTTTGGACGCTATACATGCAAGGCTAAAAATCCTTTATGTAAAGAGTGTTTTTTAAATCATTTATGTAAGAGCAAAGATAAAAAGTTAATCTAG
- the fbaA gene encoding class II fructose-bisphosphate aldolase, translated as MGVLDLVKPGVLSGDDLNIVYNHAKKEGFAIPAVNVVGTNSINAVLESAKKVNSPVIIQFSNGGAKFVAGKACPKADVLGAISGARHVHLMAKAYGVPVILHTDHAARKLLPWIDALIEANIEFKKETGKPLFSSHMIDLSEEDLESNLSTCENYLKQMSELGISLELELGCTGGEEDGVDNTNIDNAKLYTQPEDVALAYERLSKISDRFSIAASFGNVHGVYKPGNVILRPEILKNSQNYVKEKFNLGEEKPINFVFHGGSGSDIEDIKAALSYGVIKMNIDTDTQWAFWDGVREYELKNKAYLQGQIGNPEGDDKPNKKYYDPRVWLRAGEESMIKRLECAFSDLNCIDRN; from the coding sequence ATGGGCGTATTAGATCTTGTTAAACCAGGTGTTTTAAGTGGTGATGATCTAAATATCGTATATAATCATGCAAAAAAAGAAGGATTTGCTATCCCTGCGGTAAATGTCGTGGGGACAAATTCTATCAATGCGGTTTTAGAAAGTGCTAAAAAAGTTAATTCACCTGTGATTATTCAGTTTTCAAATGGAGGAGCTAAATTTGTAGCAGGGAAAGCTTGCCCAAAAGCTGATGTGCTTGGTGCTATAAGTGGTGCAAGACATGTACATTTAATGGCAAAAGCCTATGGAGTTCCGGTGATTTTACACACAGATCATGCTGCTAGAAAATTACTTCCTTGGATCGATGCTTTGATTGAAGCAAATATTGAGTTTAAAAAAGAAACAGGCAAGCCTTTGTTTAGTTCCCATATGATTGATTTAAGCGAAGAGGATTTAGAAAGCAATCTAAGCACTTGTGAAAATTATTTAAAACAAATGTCTGAGCTTGGGATTTCTTTAGAGCTTGAGCTAGGATGTACGGGCGGTGAAGAAGATGGGGTGGATAATACTAATATCGATAATGCAAAATTATACACCCAGCCTGAGGATGTAGCACTAGCTTATGAGAGACTTTCTAAAATTAGTGATAGATTTTCAATCGCAGCTAGCTTTGGTAATGTACATGGAGTATATAAACCAGGAAATGTGATTTTAAGACCTGAAATTCTTAAAAACTCTCAAAATTATGTAAAAGAAAAATTCAATCTTGGTGAAGAAAAACCAATCAATTTTGTTTTCCATGGTGGCAGTGGTAGTGATATAGAAGATATCAAAGCTGCGCTTAGCTATGGTGTGATTAAGATGAATATTGATACAGATACTCAATGGGCTTTTTGGGATGGTGTTAGAGAGTATGAACTTAAAAATAAAGCTTATTTGCAAGGACAAATTGGTAATCCTGAAGGCGATGATAAGCCAAATAAAAAATACTATGATCCAAGAGTATGGCTTAGAGCGGGCGAAGAGAGCATGATCAAACGCTTAGAGTGTGCTTTTAGTGATTTAAATTGTATCGATAGAAACTAA
- a CDS encoding 1-aminocyclopropane-1-carboxylate deaminase/D-cysteine desulfhydrase, producing MIASKIDVLKYKNFEFLLKRDDLLGYINGNKARKLALFEKNKHLFKKGQRFISFGSSQSNALVALAKFCYENDFSLIFVCEKISSFLKENPHGNLEFALKYNVELIENTNYPTRRLQALALKKDDDIFIEEGVAIKEAEFGYQQLALELSEQLNENVSIFLPSGTGTSAAFLAKHSKFKVFTCACVGDSAYLKEQILSLEPNYDFNNLTILNPPKKYHFAKPYLEFYDLYQDLKKECRVEFDLLYDMVGFKTLLAHKEQFGGKILYIHQGGLEGNISMLKRYEYKLKNSKIKNH from the coding sequence TTGATAGCAAGTAAAATTGATGTTTTAAAATACAAAAATTTTGAATTTTTACTCAAAAGAGATGATTTACTAGGTTATATCAATGGAAATAAGGCTAGAAAACTAGCCTTATTTGAAAAAAACAAACATTTATTTAAAAAAGGACAAAGGTTTATTTCTTTTGGTTCTTCTCAAAGTAATGCTTTAGTTGCTTTAGCTAAGTTTTGTTACGAAAATGATTTTTCACTTATTTTTGTTTGTGAAAAAATTAGTTCTTTTTTAAAAGAAAATCCCCATGGAAATTTAGAATTTGCATTAAAATACAATGTTGAGTTGATAGAAAATACAAATTATCCTACAAGAAGATTACAAGCTTTAGCCTTAAAAAAAGATGATGATATTTTTATAGAAGAGGGTGTGGCTATAAAAGAAGCTGAATTTGGATACCAACAACTAGCCTTAGAGCTTAGTGAACAGTTGAATGAAAATGTAAGTATTTTTTTACCCTCAGGTACAGGAACTTCTGCGGCTTTTTTGGCTAAACATAGTAAATTTAAAGTTTTTACATGTGCTTGCGTAGGCGATAGTGCGTATTTAAAAGAGCAAATTTTAAGCTTAGAGCCAAATTATGATTTTAATAATTTAACCATACTAAATCCACCTAAAAAATATCATTTTGCTAAGCCTTATTTGGAATTTTATGATCTTTATCAAGATCTAAAAAAAGAATGTAGAGTGGAGTTTGATTTGCTTTATGATATGGTGGGTTTTAAAACTTTATTAGCTCATAAAGAGCAATTTGGTGGAAAAATCTTATATATCCATCAAGGAGGCCTTGAAGGAAATATAAGCATGTTAAAGCGTTATGAGTATAAATTAAAAAATTCCAAAATAAAAAATCACTAA